The stretch of DNA AACGGTGGAAGCGGCGACCAATGATCTGATGGATCGGGCCTGGAACGTTGTCTATGACCTGCTCGCGGAGCGCGGGTTGTTCCGTGACGGGCTGGACGTCGAGGAGTACACCGGGATCCATTCCTGGGTGGACGGCCTCATCCGGTACACAGTGGTCCACTCCCGATCCGTAGCGGTGCTTTTCCAGGACACCTGCCCGGTGGACGCGGTGGTGTTCCACCACGACCTGCTCGGCGCGGACGACCCGAAAAGCTACTTTTCCTTCCCTTAGCCCCTTAGTCCCTCCGCCCGACGACCATGGCGGGCGGCTGCGCTGGGTTCTTCGCAGCTGCGACGCCCGGCAACATCGCCGAACCACTTGTGCCACGCTGATGCGACCCAACTGGCAATTCCCGCTCCTGGACATCAAGAACCGGTGAGGCCGTGTTGAAAGTAGTGCCCTAGGGACGATTCCACATGGTCGGGCGAGGGCAACTTGAGGGGATCTTTAGTCTTTCCAGAACAAAAACGATCGTTTTGGTTGACACGGTTGGGGGAGGAGATGCCAAATAGTCACTCCCGGGGAGACGGCACTAGAACAAGTTGGATGGAGAGATGAACGCACCGGCATTTGAGGAAGTTCGTCAACGAACCTATGACGTACTGGCAAAAGTTCAGGAAAAGTTGCGGTCCGACTGGCTCTACGATGACCAAGGGCCGAGCCATGAGCAGGTTGAGGCTCTGGACGAGGCGCGCAAACACGTAGCTGCGGCGAGGGCTGCCCTGCGCAAAGCTGCCCCGGTGCCGGGCTCCGTCGTACCTTAACAGGTGGACCATACCGAGCTTCGCTGGGCGGCGTTGAGGCGGAGGAGGTCGGAGCTGACGTTCCGGGCGGGGCGGGGAACGTAGCTGACCGTCGACCCGGTCAACGGCGTCGTTTCACGGGCAGGCCGCCCCGCGCGGCATCGTTGCGATGAGCGGGCCTCCGGTGGCCCATGAGGCGGAATCCTCCTGAATTCGGACGCCGTGTGAGGAGCCGGGCCACAGGGGATCGAAGCCCACGAAATTCGCCGACAGTTCCAGGACCACGCTGAGACGTCTCGCTGATCTGCCTCTTATACGGGCGAACCGCTTTCCCGTCCCGGTCATAGGTCGTTTGCTCCTCTTGGAGGGCAGCCGTCGTGTACCGGCAGTAAAGGGTGGGGGTAGGTGGCTGCGTCGACGGCGTCCAACACCTCCAATGCCGTCAGGTGTGCCGCCACTGCGACGTCTTTAATCGCCTTGCCGTGGGTGATTGCTGCGGCGACCGCAGAGTGCAGGCGGGTGACGCCTTGACCGTCGGTTCTAGAAGATTCGAGCAGTGCGGCGGCCTCTTCCACGGCGAGGATTTCGTTGTCGTTCACCACAGTCCTCCAGTCGCGTCGGGTCGTTTCCGGCAACCGGTCCGGGAGGGCGCCAGGGCTCAGTGTCTGCCCTCGGAGCGTGAGCTGGTATTGGGCCAGTGCTGTTTCCGGCTGCCCTGGGTGGGCCGCGAGGAGGCGGCGGAGCGCATCTCTGGTCCCGGCGTGGTGCGGGTCAGTCTCTGACAGCATGGCCTCGATGATGTCAGCGGCCTGTCGACCTATTCCCGCGACGTCCTCGTCCGGGGAGATCGCGGGCTCCGCGGTTGCCGGCGGTCCACACCGACTCGCCGGTCGACGAATTAGCCATAACCTCAACTTTGCGTCCAAAATGCCGTGGGCTCAAACATCGATCCTGCTGACTACCGGGATTTTTCGTCCCAAGAACCCTGGCCCGGGATTGTTCGTGTGTGTGCGGAAGTTGCCACCGGCGAACGTTGCCAAAGCAGCTACTTTACATAATGTCGATTATCGGCGCTTTAGAACAAGCCCTGGAAGGGGCTGGAGTCCCGTCCGGCTGGGCCTTCGCCCACGCGACTCGGCCCGGTCCTCCGTCAGGCCAATCATTGTCTTTAGCGTCGGCCTCACTGAGAATGAACCATGACGGTCTACCTGAGGTCCCTGGAAACTGCTGTTCCGCCAACTGTCCTGATCCAAACCGAGGCGCGCGACGTCTTTGCCGCCCAGCCCGGGCTCACGCGTCTCGGCTCGCGCCTGGTCAGCACGTGCTTCGACTCGGCCGCCATTGACACCCGGTACACGGCCGTCGAGGAACTCACCACGGCCAGCCGTTCGGACAACCCGCGGTTCTTCGACCCGGCCACCGGCCTGCTGCTGAGCCCCAGCACCAAAGTCCGGAATGACATCTTCGCCACCGAGGCCACCAAGCTCTTCATCGAGGCTGCCCGGAAAGCCCTCGACGCCTGCTCAGGAATCGATCTACTTGACATAACTCATCTCGTGACCGTCTCCTGTACCGGATTCTACAATCCCGGCCCGGACTACAAGATCGTCCGAGCCTTGGGACTGAACCCTGCCGTCCAGCGCTATCATCTCGGCTTCATGGGCTGCTACGCCGCATTCCCCGCGCTGCGGGCGGCGAAGTCCTTCTGCGAGGCGGACCCGGACGCCGTCGTGCTGGTGGTCTGCGCCGAGCTCTGCTCCCTGCACGTGCGGACCTCGAACGATCCTGACACCATCATGGGCTCGGCCCTGTTCGCGGACGGTGCCGCAGCGGCCGTCATCAGTGCCCGGGACATCCCGAACGAACCGGCGCTCCTGCAGCTGGACCACTTCGAAACGGTCCTGACCCCGGTCGGCGAGGAGTCGATGGCCTGGAACATCGGCGACCAGGGCTTCGAGATGGTCCTTGGCAACTACGTCCCGCACATCATCGATGACCACATCATCGGCGCCCTGGAACCGCTGCTGTCCCGGGAGGCTTCCCTGCTCGGACTCCCCTACCGCGACATCCGGCACTGGGCCATCCATCCCGGCGGCCGCAGCATCCTGGACAAGGTCCAGTCCAGGCTCGAGCTCAGCGACGAGCAGCTGGTGCCGGCCCGCGAAACCCTCCGGAACTTCGGCAACATGAGCAGCGCTACGGTCCTGTTCGTGATCAAGCACATCCTGGATCTTCCGCCGGAGGACGGCGACGGGTGGATCTGTTCCATGGCGTTCGGACCCGGCCTGACGGTGGAAACGGCGCTCTTCACGAAGCTCAGTGACACTCCCGCCGCGGCAACCGCCCCGGCACTCCGGAGCGCCGCCGCCCAGCCGGAAACCGCGTTGGCCTGATGGCTGGAACGTGAAGCTCCTGCCCGAACGCGCGGCCGGCGCCGTCGAGCAGATGGACCTGCCCGGTTGCGACCCTGCCCGGCTGGACCGCACCTACGCGCAGTTTGCGCTGGTCAACAGGGTTGTTGCCGGCTGGCGCGGCATCTACCTCC from Arthrobacter sp. B3I9 encodes:
- a CDS encoding type III polyketide synthase, giving the protein MTVYLRSLETAVPPTVLIQTEARDVFAAQPGLTRLGSRLVSTCFDSAAIDTRYTAVEELTTASRSDNPRFFDPATGLLLSPSTKVRNDIFATEATKLFIEAARKALDACSGIDLLDITHLVTVSCTGFYNPGPDYKIVRALGLNPAVQRYHLGFMGCYAAFPALRAAKSFCEADPDAVVLVVCAELCSLHVRTSNDPDTIMGSALFADGAAAAVISARDIPNEPALLQLDHFETVLTPVGEESMAWNIGDQGFEMVLGNYVPHIIDDHIIGALEPLLSREASLLGLPYRDIRHWAIHPGGRSILDKVQSRLELSDEQLVPARETLRNFGNMSSATVLFVIKHILDLPPEDGDGWICSMAFGPGLTVETALFTKLSDTPAAATAPALRSAAAQPETALA